One region of Exiguobacterium acetylicum genomic DNA includes:
- a CDS encoding undecaprenyl-diphosphate phosphatase, which yields MTIIELLKALLLGFVEGMTEFAPVSSTGHMIIVDDMWLQTTDFLGKYSANTFKIVIQLGSILAVVVVFWKRLFSLIGLYKIEGEHDASGTHKLKLRHVLIGLLPAAVLGLLFEDFIDENLFSIETVIIGLAVGALLMIAADKFGPKEPKTTSLDQITYRQAALVGLFQCISLWPGFSRSGSTISGGVFLGMNHRTAADFTFIMAVPIMFGASFLSLVKNWENIQPNHFAFYAVGFVASFVFALLSIRFFLKLINKIKLVPFAIYRLVLAAVLAVIVYM from the coding sequence ATGACAATCATTGAACTTTTAAAAGCGCTCTTACTCGGTTTCGTCGAAGGGATGACGGAATTTGCACCGGTCTCTTCCACAGGTCACATGATCATCGTCGATGACATGTGGTTGCAAACGACGGATTTTCTCGGTAAATATTCGGCGAACACCTTTAAAATCGTCATTCAGCTCGGATCGATTCTTGCGGTCGTCGTCGTCTTTTGGAAACGCCTCTTCAGCTTGATCGGTTTGTATAAGATTGAAGGCGAACATGACGCATCAGGCACACACAAGTTAAAGCTACGTCACGTCTTGATCGGTCTTCTACCAGCAGCTGTTCTCGGATTGTTATTCGAAGATTTCATCGATGAGAACCTCTTCTCGATTGAAACGGTCATCATCGGTCTTGCTGTCGGTGCCCTCTTGATGATTGCAGCCGATAAATTCGGACCAAAGGAACCCAAAACGACATCGCTTGATCAGATTACATATCGCCAAGCAGCACTCGTCGGTCTGTTCCAATGTATTTCCCTTTGGCCTGGCTTCTCTCGTTCTGGTTCAACGATTTCCGGAGGGGTCTTCCTCGGGATGAATCACCGGACGGCAGCTGACTTTACGTTCATCATGGCTGTACCGATCATGTTCGGTGCTAGTTTCCTTTCGCTCGTTAAGAACTGGGAGAACATTCAACCGAACCACTTCGCATTCTATGCTGTCGGTTTCGTTGCATCGTTCGTGTTTGCTCTCTTATCGATTCGCTTCTTCTTGAAGCTGATCAACAAGATCAAACTCGTTCCGTTCGCCATCTACCGTCTTGTCTTAGCAGCTGTCTTAGCTGTCATCGTCTACATGTAA
- a CDS encoding ZIP family metal transporter, translated as MLDWFTSLPVVVQALLAGMMTWGLTALGAALVFVFTTIEKRVMNMMLGFAAGVMIAASFWSLLAPAIEFTEQDGGIAWIPAAIGFLAGGFFVRLLDFVTPHLHLSAPLETAEGPSTGLKKTTLLFLAITLHNIPEGLAIGVAFGAAALNMDGATVAGALTLALGIGIQNMPEGAALSIPLRGEGMSRRRAFHYGQLSAIVEPIAAMVGAAAVFFVQPLLPYALSFAAGAMIFVVVEELIPESQAENGSDLATLGLMVGFTVMMILDVALG; from the coding sequence ATGTTGGATTGGTTTACTTCCCTCCCCGTCGTCGTGCAAGCATTACTTGCCGGAATGATGACGTGGGGGTTAACCGCACTTGGTGCGGCACTCGTCTTCGTCTTTACGACGATTGAAAAACGCGTCATGAACATGATGCTCGGTTTTGCTGCCGGCGTCATGATTGCCGCGTCGTTTTGGTCGCTGCTTGCTCCTGCGATCGAGTTCACGGAGCAGGATGGAGGAATCGCCTGGATTCCTGCCGCCATCGGTTTTCTCGCTGGTGGATTTTTCGTCCGTCTCCTCGACTTCGTTACGCCGCATTTGCACTTATCTGCACCACTCGAGACAGCGGAAGGTCCTTCGACAGGACTCAAGAAAACGACGTTACTATTTCTTGCGATCACGTTGCACAATATTCCCGAAGGTCTTGCGATTGGTGTCGCTTTTGGCGCCGCTGCCTTAAACATGGACGGGGCGACCGTCGCCGGTGCCTTGACGCTCGCACTCGGTATTGGGATACAAAACATGCCGGAGGGAGCTGCCCTATCGATTCCACTACGCGGTGAAGGAATGTCGCGTCGGCGCGCCTTCCATTACGGTCAATTGTCAGCAATCGTCGAACCGATTGCCGCGATGGTCGGAGCAGCCGCGGTCTTCTTCGTTCAACCGCTTCTACCGTATGCGTTATCGTTTGCTGCCGGAGCGATGATTTTCGTCGTCGTCGAAGAATTGATTCCGGAATCACAAGCAGAAAACGGATCCGATTTAGCAACGCTTGGTCTGATGGTCGGGTTTACGGTCATGATGATTCTTGACGTCGCTTTAGGATGA
- a CDS encoding YolD-like family protein: protein MTAYRDRGNLKWIPFLMPEHLQLLREYYVQMHQLDLPEIDEQLQESWHFLLQEALIEGNELEITYYKESSYVTVVGFVERLEPERSVLFLRGREVIEIPFTRIVRIENG from the coding sequence ATGACAGCGTATCGTGATCGGGGAAATTTAAAATGGATTCCTTTTCTCATGCCGGAACATTTGCAATTGCTGCGGGAATACTATGTTCAGATGCATCAGCTCGACTTGCCTGAAATTGATGAACAGCTGCAAGAATCATGGCACTTTCTGCTTCAAGAAGCTTTAATAGAAGGAAACGAACTTGAAATCACGTATTATAAGGAAAGTAGCTACGTGACGGTCGTCGGTTTCGTCGAACGACTAGAACCCGAACGTTCCGTTCTCTTTCTGCGCGGACGTGAAGTCATTGAAATTCCCTTCACACGAATCGTCCGGATCGAAAACGGGTAA
- a CDS encoding Y-family DNA polymerase, with product MFPSVVLPQDKRIFCVDSVSFYASCECQYRNLPPLTTRLAVVSDLKRSGSVILAATPALKALGIKTAGRLYEIEQLPYAVRRTIRLVEPRMLAYMKTSIRVLDVLHQFAPPEAIRVYSIDESFIDMTGTDRLFGSDLQAALKIKEAILKQTGIHVRIGIGPNNVIAKLTLDLIGKKEGIARCGYADVARRLHDFPIRKMWGVGHRMEQHLQMMGIETIGDLAMRPVEELHERFGVIGAELWHHAWGLDASPTLLPPRHLFEKAPQRTIGHGVTLMQDYYQFERIRNVLNELVQDVAARCRFSNQVGWTVHIGVRYSRNVVRSGFSRQVRLPYPTSDERIILRHVLQLFEPNWLDGEPVRFLSVAVGHLTADQGTLQLSLFEDNARLWKRRRLLKAMDVVNLRYGKGTIRLAVSFLDTSVAKRRLRFVGGHPGGDRHDSVS from the coding sequence ATGTTTCCTTCCGTCGTTTTACCACAAGATAAACGTATTTTTTGCGTCGACAGTGTGTCCTTCTACGCCAGCTGTGAATGCCAGTATCGCAATCTCCCCCCCTTGACGACACGCCTGGCGGTCGTCTCCGATTTAAAACGAAGCGGGTCCGTCATTCTCGCTGCCACCCCTGCCTTAAAAGCACTTGGAATCAAGACAGCCGGTCGATTATATGAAATCGAGCAATTGCCATACGCTGTTCGTCGTACGATTCGACTTGTCGAACCACGTATGCTCGCTTATATGAAGACGTCGATTCGTGTCCTGGATGTCCTGCACCAATTCGCCCCACCTGAAGCCATCCGCGTCTATTCGATTGACGAAAGTTTCATTGACATGACCGGAACCGATCGCCTATTTGGTTCCGACCTGCAAGCTGCCCTCAAAATTAAAGAAGCAATCCTGAAACAGACCGGCATCCACGTCCGCATCGGGATTGGTCCAAATAACGTCATCGCGAAACTGACGCTTGATTTAATCGGGAAAAAAGAAGGCATCGCGCGATGTGGATATGCTGATGTCGCACGACGTCTTCATGATTTTCCGATTCGAAAGATGTGGGGAGTTGGACATCGCATGGAACAACATCTGCAGATGATGGGGATTGAAACGATCGGTGATCTTGCCATGCGCCCCGTTGAAGAGTTACACGAACGCTTCGGTGTCATCGGTGCCGAACTGTGGCATCACGCTTGGGGACTCGACGCGTCACCGACACTGCTTCCCCCACGTCATCTGTTCGAGAAAGCCCCTCAACGGACGATTGGACACGGTGTGACCTTAATGCAGGACTATTATCAGTTCGAACGCATCCGGAATGTGCTCAATGAACTGGTACAGGATGTTGCCGCACGTTGTCGCTTTTCGAATCAAGTCGGCTGGACCGTTCACATCGGTGTCCGTTATTCTCGAAACGTCGTCCGAAGTGGTTTCTCCCGTCAAGTACGGTTGCCTTATCCGACATCCGATGAACGCATCATTTTGCGTCACGTCTTACAATTATTCGAACCGAATTGGCTCGACGGGGAACCTGTTCGTTTTTTATCCGTCGCAGTGGGGCATTTGACTGCTGATCAAGGCACCTTACAGTTGTCTTTGTTCGAGGATAATGCGCGGCTCTGGAAACGGCGACGGTTATTAAAAGCAATGGATGTCGTCAACCTTCGCTACGGAAAAGGAACGATTCGCCTCGCTGTCTCGTTTCTTGATACGAGTGTCGCCAAACGTCGCCTTCGTTTTGTCGGCGGTCATCCGGGAGGTGATCGTCATGACAGCGTATCGTGA
- a CDS encoding pentapeptide repeat-containing protein has product MKETVIRLPELPKTLQSETFDQVEIDDPYLKGARYEKESMPSELTERIDAYQVCFQNVSFANLTFDRGSFEDIRFEQCDLTGCHFQETRFHRVSFAGCRMTGVQFEDCTLDHLTIQEGLADYVQFIRSTVRHQHWSETTMKEAQFFEVKPTHWKLEAVRLTDSQWIETPLKGLDLRQTELSGITIDPRFLPGAVITEEQAVAFARLLGLVIP; this is encoded by the coding sequence TTGAAAGAGACCGTTATCCGTTTACCAGAATTACCGAAGACACTTCAGTCAGAGACGTTCGATCAAGTCGAAATCGATGACCCGTATCTGAAAGGAGCGCGTTATGAGAAAGAGTCGATGCCGAGTGAACTGACAGAACGCATCGATGCCTATCAAGTGTGTTTTCAAAATGTCTCGTTCGCGAATCTTACCTTTGACCGTGGTTCGTTCGAAGATATTCGTTTTGAGCAATGCGACTTAACCGGATGTCACTTCCAAGAAACTCGTTTTCACCGTGTGTCCTTCGCCGGATGCCGGATGACGGGTGTTCAGTTCGAAGATTGTACGCTGGACCATTTAACGATTCAGGAAGGGCTCGCGGATTACGTACAGTTCATTCGCAGTACGGTCCGTCATCAACATTGGAGCGAAACGACGATGAAAGAAGCACAGTTCTTCGAAGTGAAACCGACCCATTGGAAACTCGAAGCGGTCCGGCTTACAGATAGCCAATGGATTGAAACACCGTTAAAAGGTCTCGACCTCCGGCAGACGGAACTCTCTGGTATTACGATCGATCCGCGATTTTTACCAGGCGCTGTCATTACGGAAGAGCAAGCAGTCGCCTTTGCTCGCTTGTTAGGTCTTGTCATTCCATAA
- a CDS encoding MBL fold metallo-hydrolase translates to MDIQQIRNATLVVTYANQVLLIDPFLGEKGSLPPFGQTPNAVANPLVDLPVDVNTLLDPDAVFVTHLHADHFDDAAKQLLPKHLPLYAQQEEDAQHIREAGFTNVSSFDSGVTIGDIQIHRTGGQHGVGEIGERMGRVSGLVLTHPDEPTLYIAGDTIWCDEVAHAIEQHTPDIIVINSGAAQFLTGEPITMSQRDLLAVHEAAAEATIIVSHLESVNHCLLRRDMIADFLAAFHLSAHFLIPEDGETMSF, encoded by the coding sequence ATGGATATTCAACAAATTCGCAATGCAACACTCGTAGTCACGTATGCCAATCAAGTCTTACTGATTGATCCGTTCCTCGGCGAAAAAGGCAGCTTGCCTCCCTTCGGTCAAACACCGAATGCCGTCGCCAATCCACTCGTCGACTTACCGGTCGATGTCAATACACTGCTCGATCCTGACGCTGTCTTTGTCACGCATCTGCATGCCGATCATTTCGATGATGCTGCTAAACAACTTCTACCCAAGCATTTGCCACTCTATGCGCAGCAAGAAGAAGACGCGCAGCACATCCGAGAAGCCGGCTTCACGAACGTCTCTTCCTTCGATTCCGGTGTGACGATCGGGGATATCCAAATCCATCGAACAGGTGGACAGCATGGTGTCGGTGAAATCGGCGAACGGATGGGACGTGTGTCTGGGCTCGTCCTCACCCATCCGGACGAACCGACACTTTATATCGCAGGTGATACGATCTGGTGCGACGAGGTCGCGCATGCAATCGAACAACATACACCCGATATCATCGTCATCAACAGTGGCGCCGCCCAGTTCTTGACCGGAGAGCCGATCACGATGTCACAGCGTGATCTCCTTGCCGTACACGAAGCGGCGGCGGAAGCGACGATCATCGTCTCGCACCTCGAGTCCGTCAACCACTGTCTCTTGCGACGTGATATGATTGCTGACTTTTTAGCCGCCTTCCACCTTTCTGCCCATTTCCTGATTCCGGAGGACGGCGAAACGATGTCATTTTAA
- a CDS encoding arsinothricin resistance N-acetyltransferase ArsN1 family A — protein MHIRPVTEHDLPAILAIYNEGIEDRIATLETDQKDLSFMTQWYAERTDRYAGYVAEDDTGVLGFISLDPYNPRPVYASVGEISVYITRTHRGQGIGTRLLETAEQHARDHQMHKLILFTFPFNKIGQKLYIRSGFRIVGTFKEQGQLNGEYVDVMAMEKRLR, from the coding sequence ATGCATATTCGTCCCGTAACGGAACACGACTTACCAGCGATTCTCGCCATCTATAACGAAGGCATCGAAGATCGAATCGCAACGCTTGAGACCGACCAAAAGGACTTATCCTTCATGACCCAGTGGTATGCAGAACGCACCGATCGATATGCCGGATATGTCGCTGAAGATGACACAGGTGTCCTCGGCTTCATTTCCCTCGATCCGTATAATCCGCGTCCTGTCTACGCATCCGTCGGTGAGATTTCGGTTTATATCACCCGGACTCATCGTGGACAAGGGATTGGCACACGTTTGCTTGAAACGGCTGAACAACACGCCCGTGATCATCAGATGCATAAACTCATCCTCTTCACCTTCCCATTCAATAAAATCGGACAAAAACTCTATATCCGCTCTGGATTCAGGATCGTCGGAACGTTTAAGGAGCAAGGACAGTTGAACGGTGAATATGTCGACGTCATGGCGATGGAGAAACGCTTGCGATAG
- a CDS encoding 1,2-dihydroxy-3-keto-5-methylthiopentene dioxygenase, translating to MATVLFQETNTRYTDQTEVADFLASRGVLYEQWDVSKLPAPLVENFTLTDADKQTILDTFAPEIKDVSERRGYQTADIISLSDTTPNLDELLVNFQKEHHHTDDEVRFIVSGHGVFAIKDEEVGYYNIELNPGDLISVPVNTRHYFTLQDDRKVVAVRIFVTTDGWVPIYENETSTVS from the coding sequence ATGGCAACAGTCTTATTCCAAGAAACAAACACACGGTATACGGATCAAACGGAAGTCGCTGACTTCCTTGCGTCACGCGGCGTTCTTTACGAACAATGGGACGTTTCGAAACTTCCAGCGCCTCTCGTTGAGAACTTCACACTGACGGATGCAGACAAACAAACGATTCTCGATACGTTCGCTCCCGAAATCAAAGACGTATCAGAACGTCGTGGGTATCAGACAGCTGATATCATCTCACTTTCAGATACGACACCGAACCTGGATGAGTTGCTCGTCAACTTCCAGAAAGAACATCACCATACGGATGATGAAGTACGTTTCATCGTCAGCGGTCACGGCGTCTTCGCGATCAAAGACGAAGAAGTCGGCTACTATAACATCGAACTCAATCCTGGTGATTTGATTTCCGTTCCTGTTAACACACGCCACTACTTTACGCTTCAAGACGATCGTAAAGTCGTTGCTGTTCGAATCTTCGTCACGACAGACGGCTGGGTTCCGATTTATGAAAACGAGACGTCAACGGTCTCTTAA
- a CDS encoding methylthioribulose 1-phosphate dehydratase — MTFMRRYEELRAIKQELAARDWFPGTSGNLAIRTSGVPVEFLVTASGKDKRQTTPDDFVHVDATGQLIGEQSGRPSAETLLHVEVFNRTDAGCSLHVHTIANNVISELYGDQGSITFSGQEIIKALGHWEEDATVTVPIIPNHADIPTLAAAFAPHVTADSGAVLIRNHGITVWAPTAFEAKKHLEAFEFLFNYTLTLQSCRQSIH; from the coding sequence ATGACATTCATGCGACGCTATGAAGAATTACGAGCCATCAAACAAGAGCTTGCGGCGCGCGATTGGTTCCCTGGTACGAGTGGCAATCTCGCCATCCGGACATCCGGTGTCCCGGTTGAATTCCTTGTGACGGCAAGCGGAAAAGATAAACGGCAGACGACTCCTGACGACTTCGTTCATGTCGATGCGACCGGTCAATTGATCGGTGAGCAATCCGGGCGTCCTTCCGCTGAGACATTACTCCATGTCGAAGTGTTCAATCGAACGGACGCCGGTTGTTCCCTGCATGTCCATACGATTGCGAACAATGTGATTTCGGAACTCTATGGCGATCAAGGCAGTATCACCTTTTCCGGTCAAGAAATCATCAAGGCACTCGGACACTGGGAAGAGGATGCGACGGTCACGGTGCCAATCATTCCGAATCATGCGGACATCCCGACGCTTGCCGCTGCTTTTGCACCTCATGTCACAGCGGACAGTGGTGCCGTCCTGATTCGCAATCACGGAATCACGGTCTGGGCACCGACCGCCTTTGAAGCAAAGAAACACCTCGAAGCCTTCGAGTTTTTATTCAATTACACGTTGACGTTGCAATCATGCCGTCAATCCATTCATTAA
- a CDS encoding 2-hydroxy-3-keto-5-methylthiopentenyl-1-phosphate phosphatase, producing the protein MTVRILCDFDGTVTTQDNIIALMQAFAPASDFEPLKHGVLDRTLSIQSGVGQMFSLLPSDGKTAYLDFLLERAVIRDGFSELLQYSRRQGIDFSIVSGGMDFFVEPILAPFLDQEQIYCNVADFSGPFVHIDWPNACDAHCTNGCGCCKTSVARTLRKGGDVIIVIGDSVTDFELAKQADRVYARDYLITLCEENDIAYTPFETFHDIVHDLTRAEVTT; encoded by the coding sequence ATGACCGTACGGATTCTTTGTGACTTCGACGGGACGGTGACGACACAGGATAACATCATCGCACTCATGCAGGCATTTGCGCCAGCGAGTGACTTCGAACCGTTGAAACACGGCGTACTCGACCGGACGTTATCGATCCAGAGTGGCGTCGGGCAAATGTTCTCACTTCTGCCGTCTGACGGAAAAACAGCCTATCTTGACTTTTTGTTGGAGCGTGCGGTCATTCGCGACGGATTTTCGGAGTTACTGCAGTACAGTCGTCGTCAAGGCATCGATTTTTCGATCGTCAGCGGTGGAATGGACTTTTTCGTCGAACCGATCTTAGCGCCCTTCCTCGACCAAGAACAGATTTACTGTAACGTCGCTGATTTCAGTGGTCCATTCGTCCATATCGATTGGCCAAACGCCTGCGATGCCCATTGTACGAACGGGTGCGGCTGTTGTAAAACGTCCGTTGCCCGGACACTACGTAAAGGTGGTGACGTCATCATCGTCATCGGCGACTCGGTGACGGACTTCGAACTCGCAAAACAAGCGGATCGTGTCTATGCCCGTGATTATCTGATCACGTTGTGTGAAGAGAACGATATCGCCTATACACCGTTTGAGACGTTCCACGATATCGTTCATGATTTAACACGAGCGGAGGTGACAACATGA